The following coding sequences are from one Camarhynchus parvulus chromosome 1, STF_HiC, whole genome shotgun sequence window:
- the NAA50 gene encoding N-alpha-acetyltransferase 50 isoform X1 yields MSDVKHVLICSSSRIELGDVTPHNIKQLKRLNQVIFPVSYNDKFYKDVLEVGELAKLAYFNDIAVGAVCCRVDHSQNQKRLYIMTLGCLAPYRRLGIGTKMLNHVLNICEKDGTFDNIYLHVQISNESAIDFYRKFGFEIIETKKNYYKRIEPADAHVLQKNLKAPCLGQNADVQKNDN; encoded by the exons ATGTCAGATGTTAAGCATGTTTTGATTTGTTCCAGTAGCCGGATCGAGCTGGGAGATGTGACGCCACACAACATTAAACAGCTGAAGAGGCTAAACCAGGTCATTTTTCCTGTCAGCTACAACGACAAGTTCTACAAGGATGTACTGGAGGTTGGCGAACTTGCCAAGCTAG cctATTTCAATGATATTGCAGTGGGAGCAGTGTGCTGTAGGGTGGATCACTCCCAGAACCAGAAGAGACTGTACATCATGACACTTGGATGCCTGGCACCCTACCGAAGGCTAGGAATAG GAACTAAAATGTTGAATCATGTCTTAAACATCTGTGAAAAAGATGGCACTTTTGACAACATCTATCT GCATGTCCAGATCAGCAATGAGTCTGCAATTGACTTCTACAGAAAGTTTGGCTTTGAGATCATTGAGACGAAGAAGAACTACTACAAGAGGATAGAGCCCGCAGATGCGCACGTGCTGCAGAAAAACCTCAAAGCCCCTTGTCTTGGCCAGAATGCAGATGTGCAAAAGAACGACAACTGA
- the NAA50 gene encoding N-alpha-acetyltransferase 50 isoform X2 has protein sequence MKGSRIELGDVTPHNIKQLKRLNQVIFPVSYNDKFYKDVLEVGELAKLAYFNDIAVGAVCCRVDHSQNQKRLYIMTLGCLAPYRRLGIGTKMLNHVLNICEKDGTFDNIYLHVQISNESAIDFYRKFGFEIIETKKNYYKRIEPADAHVLQKNLKAPCLGQNADVQKNDN, from the exons TAGCCGGATCGAGCTGGGAGATGTGACGCCACACAACATTAAACAGCTGAAGAGGCTAAACCAGGTCATTTTTCCTGTCAGCTACAACGACAAGTTCTACAAGGATGTACTGGAGGTTGGCGAACTTGCCAAGCTAG cctATTTCAATGATATTGCAGTGGGAGCAGTGTGCTGTAGGGTGGATCACTCCCAGAACCAGAAGAGACTGTACATCATGACACTTGGATGCCTGGCACCCTACCGAAGGCTAGGAATAG GAACTAAAATGTTGAATCATGTCTTAAACATCTGTGAAAAAGATGGCACTTTTGACAACATCTATCT GCATGTCCAGATCAGCAATGAGTCTGCAATTGACTTCTACAGAAAGTTTGGCTTTGAGATCATTGAGACGAAGAAGAACTACTACAAGAGGATAGAGCCCGCAGATGCGCACGTGCTGCAGAAAAACCTCAAAGCCCCTTGTCTTGGCCAGAATGCAGATGTGCAAAAGAACGACAACTGA
- the NAA50 gene encoding N-alpha-acetyltransferase 50 isoform X3 → MKGRIELGDVTPHNIKQLKRLNQVIFPVSYNDKFYKDVLEVGELAKLAYFNDIAVGAVCCRVDHSQNQKRLYIMTLGCLAPYRRLGIGTKMLNHVLNICEKDGTFDNIYLHVQISNESAIDFYRKFGFEIIETKKNYYKRIEPADAHVLQKNLKAPCLGQNADVQKNDN, encoded by the exons CCGGATCGAGCTGGGAGATGTGACGCCACACAACATTAAACAGCTGAAGAGGCTAAACCAGGTCATTTTTCCTGTCAGCTACAACGACAAGTTCTACAAGGATGTACTGGAGGTTGGCGAACTTGCCAAGCTAG cctATTTCAATGATATTGCAGTGGGAGCAGTGTGCTGTAGGGTGGATCACTCCCAGAACCAGAAGAGACTGTACATCATGACACTTGGATGCCTGGCACCCTACCGAAGGCTAGGAATAG GAACTAAAATGTTGAATCATGTCTTAAACATCTGTGAAAAAGATGGCACTTTTGACAACATCTATCT GCATGTCCAGATCAGCAATGAGTCTGCAATTGACTTCTACAGAAAGTTTGGCTTTGAGATCATTGAGACGAAGAAGAACTACTACAAGAGGATAGAGCCCGCAGATGCGCACGTGCTGCAGAAAAACCTCAAAGCCCCTTGTCTTGGCCAGAATGCAGATGTGCAAAAGAACGACAACTGA